The proteins below come from a single Pseudomonas sp. MYb118 genomic window:
- a CDS encoding heavy metal response regulator transcription factor — MNILVVEDEPKAGNYLLNGLQELGYCVTLARDGVDGLHQALEHDFDVIVLDVMMPKMDGWEVLRRLRKEADTPVLFLTARDDIADRVKGLELGADDYLIKPFSFAELVARLRTLTRRGPTREEEQLHVEDLQIDVLKRRITRAGVRITLTNKEFALLHLFATHQGEVLSRSMIASRVWDMNFDSDTNVVDVAVRRLRMKIDDPFQLKLIHSVRGIGYRFDTQP, encoded by the coding sequence ATGAACATCCTGGTAGTTGAAGACGAACCCAAGGCCGGCAACTATTTGCTCAATGGCCTGCAGGAACTGGGTTACTGCGTCACCCTGGCGCGGGACGGTGTCGATGGGCTGCATCAGGCGCTGGAGCACGACTTCGATGTCATCGTGCTCGACGTGATGATGCCGAAAATGGATGGCTGGGAAGTCCTGCGCCGCCTGCGCAAGGAAGCCGATACGCCGGTGTTGTTCCTGACCGCTCGCGATGACATCGCCGACCGCGTCAAGGGCCTGGAACTGGGCGCCGACGATTACCTGATCAAGCCGTTTTCCTTCGCCGAACTGGTGGCGCGCCTGCGCACCCTGACCCGCCGGGGGCCGACCCGCGAGGAAGAACAGCTGCACGTCGAAGACCTGCAGATCGACGTGCTCAAGCGCCGCATCACCCGTGCCGGGGTGCGGATCACCCTGACCAACAAGGAGTTCGCCCTGTTGCACCTGTTCGCCACGCATCAGGGCGAAGTCCTGTCGCGCTCGATGATCGCCTCGCGGGTCTGGGACATGAATTTCGACAGCGACACCAACGTGGTCGATGTGGCCGTGCGTCGCTTGCGCATGAAGATCGACGACCCCTTCCAGCTCAAGCTGATCCATAGCGTGCGCGGGATCGGCTACCGTTTCGATACGCAACCATGA
- a CDS encoding heavy metal sensor histidine kinase, which produces MSGLRHSLTLRLALVFALLAFISLTLLGVALYRDLERELIRRDDAALITRINQLRTFLNDSNTLELIKTKPALFQNMMGNREALLTITPPGQKPLLVVNPGNLPLPSLAPVTMDHQLGLADVQHYPGVNGVPFSAVAATIDSGDMGSLQVVTGRLMTERTALLASYRLNVYLFASVAAVLLALSGYLLVHRGLLPLRRLARHAHGIDVGNLGERLDSQGAPQELLPMIDAFNAMLDRLGKGFAQLSQVSTDMAHELRTPINNLMGETQVALQQNRSIEAYQQLLASNVEELERLARMLDSMLFLARTDPSSALKQRQELDAADEMQRMAEYFEGPAADVGIHIEARGSGVIWAEPMLLRRALANLCANAIKYGAPHSELFIGATPSADGIRLSVRNHGPTIPAEHLPRLFERFYRVDQSRERSANSNGLGLSIVATIMQLHNGTCSASSRDGLTSFELVFPARRQGE; this is translated from the coding sequence ATGAGCGGCCTGCGCCATTCCCTGACCCTGCGCCTGGCGCTGGTGTTCGCCCTGCTCGCGTTCATTTCCCTGACCCTGTTGGGCGTGGCGCTGTACCGCGACCTGGAGCGCGAGCTGATCCGGCGCGACGATGCGGCCCTGATCACACGCATCAATCAACTGCGCACGTTCCTCAACGACAGCAACACCCTGGAGCTGATCAAGACCAAACCGGCGCTGTTCCAGAACATGATGGGCAACCGCGAAGCGCTGCTGACCATCACCCCGCCGGGACAGAAACCGCTGCTGGTGGTCAACCCCGGCAACCTGCCGCTGCCCTCCTTGGCGCCGGTGACCATGGACCACCAGCTGGGTCTGGCCGACGTGCAGCATTATCCGGGCGTGAACGGCGTGCCCTTCTCGGCCGTGGCGGCGACCATCGACTCCGGCGACATGGGCAGCCTGCAGGTCGTCACCGGCCGCCTGATGACCGAACGCACCGCCCTGCTCGCCAGTTATCGCCTCAACGTCTACCTGTTCGCCAGCGTCGCGGCGGTGCTGCTGGCGCTGTCTGGTTACCTGCTGGTGCATCGCGGCCTGCTGCCGTTGCGACGGCTGGCGCGGCACGCCCACGGGATTGATGTGGGCAATCTCGGCGAACGCCTGGACAGCCAAGGCGCGCCGCAGGAGCTGCTGCCGATGATCGACGCGTTCAATGCCATGCTTGACCGCCTGGGCAAGGGCTTTGCGCAACTGAGCCAGGTCTCAACCGACATGGCCCACGAACTGCGCACGCCGATCAACAACCTGATGGGCGAAACCCAGGTGGCCCTCCAGCAGAACCGCAGCATCGAGGCCTACCAGCAACTGCTGGCGTCCAACGTCGAGGAACTCGAGCGCCTGGCGCGCATGCTCGACAGCATGCTGTTCCTGGCCCGCACCGACCCGTCCAGCGCGCTCAAACAGCGCCAGGAACTGGACGCCGCCGATGAAATGCAGCGCATGGCCGAGTACTTCGAAGGGCCGGCGGCGGATGTCGGCATCCACATCGAAGCCCGCGGCAGCGGCGTGATCTGGGCCGAACCGATGCTGCTGCGCCGGGCTTTGGCCAACCTGTGTGCCAACGCCATCAAATACGGCGCGCCGCATTCCGAACTGTTCATCGGCGCCACGCCGTCCGCCGACGGCATCCGCCTGAGCGTGCGCAACCACGGCCCGACCATCCCCGCCGAACACCTGCCCCGCCTGTTCGAACGCTTCTACCGGGTCGACCAGTCCCGCGAACGCTCGGCCAACTCCAACGGCCTGGGACTGTCGATCGTGGCGACCATCATGCAGCTGCACAACGGCACCTGCAGCGCCAGCAGCCGGGATGGCCTGACAAGCTTCGAACTGGTGTTCCCGGCACGACGGCAGGGCGAGTGA
- a CDS encoding nuclear transport factor 2 family protein: protein MKKVKVLVGFLCLFSGYVAAAPSSGEADVAKAVDKLTQAMLKKNIPELNALTAENLTYGHSSGKIQNKQEYIADIETGRSAFKTLEMQNQTINLSGDVALVRNHFSAQALKGEEVIPTEIENFQIWQKQKGQWLLVGRQAFKF, encoded by the coding sequence ATGAAAAAAGTGAAAGTGCTGGTCGGTTTTCTCTGCCTGTTCAGCGGCTATGTCGCCGCCGCCCCGTCCAGCGGTGAAGCCGACGTGGCCAAGGCCGTCGACAAGCTGACCCAGGCCATGCTGAAAAAGAACATCCCCGAGCTCAACGCCCTGACCGCCGAGAACCTGACCTACGGCCACTCCAGCGGGAAAATCCAGAACAAGCAGGAATACATCGCCGACATCGAAACCGGCCGCAGTGCGTTCAAGACCCTGGAGATGCAGAACCAGACCATCAACCTGTCGGGCGACGTCGCGCTGGTGCGCAACCACTTCTCGGCGCAGGCGCTGAAGGGCGAGGAAGTGATCCCGACCGAGATCGAGAACTTCCAGATCTGGCAGAAGCAGAAAGGCCAGTGGCTGCTGGTTGGGCGTCAGGCGTTCAAGTTCTGA
- a CDS encoding aldehyde dehydrogenase (NADP(+)): MKLTGNLIIGAHDVPASEGTMKALNPATQQWLDTDFALGGALQVHRAATLADEAFDSYSHTSLSQRAAFLDSIADNLEAVRPALAQRAALETGLPQAQLEGEVGRAATQFRQFAEVVRKGRFLQLAIDPAQPERQPRPRMDHRLQKIAIGPVAIFGASNFPISYSVAGGDTASAMAAGATVILKAHNAHPGASEIQARAIQQAVHDHGLHEGVFSMVRGSGNAIGEALVDHPLIKAVTFTGSEHGGMALYRRAQQRPEPIPVFTEMTSINPTFILPAALAARGAQIGDGFIERMLVNVGQACLRPALLIAIEGAGLQALREAMVKRVNEAAARTMLTPGIHASYLKGLTALENAGARRIAEGFAGNADFDGQSALLEVSGQRFLSEPLLSQEVFGPSALLVTVQDEAQWLAVARSLNGQLSATLHLEEDDLPLARRVLPVLERRTGRIVVNAFAHPQEVTHATVHGGPFPATSDSRFTSVGMTSIERFLRPVAYQGFPQALLPEALRDFNPLQLPRVVDGQ; this comes from the coding sequence ATGAAACTCACAGGTAACCTGATCATCGGCGCCCACGATGTCCCGGCCAGCGAAGGCACGATGAAGGCGCTCAACCCCGCCACGCAGCAATGGCTCGACACCGATTTCGCCCTCGGTGGCGCGTTGCAGGTGCACCGCGCCGCCACCCTCGCCGATGAAGCGTTCGACAGTTACAGCCATACCTCGCTGAGCCAGCGCGCAGCGTTCCTGGACAGCATCGCCGACAACCTCGAAGCCGTTCGCCCGGCGCTGGCGCAGCGGGCCGCACTGGAAACCGGCCTGCCGCAAGCGCAGCTCGAAGGTGAAGTCGGCCGGGCGGCCACGCAATTTCGCCAGTTCGCCGAGGTGGTGCGCAAAGGCCGCTTCCTGCAACTGGCCATTGACCCGGCACAGCCCGAGCGGCAGCCGCGTCCGCGCATGGACCATCGCTTGCAGAAAATCGCCATCGGCCCGGTGGCGATTTTCGGCGCGAGCAACTTCCCGATCTCCTACTCGGTGGCCGGGGGTGATACGGCTTCGGCGATGGCCGCCGGGGCGACGGTGATCCTCAAGGCTCACAACGCCCACCCCGGCGCTTCGGAAATCCAGGCGCGGGCGATCCAGCAGGCGGTGCATGACCATGGCCTGCACGAAGGCGTGTTTTCGATGGTGCGCGGCAGCGGCAATGCCATCGGCGAAGCGCTGGTCGACCATCCGTTGATCAAGGCGGTGACGTTCACCGGTTCAGAGCACGGCGGCATGGCCCTGTATCGCCGGGCGCAACAGCGGCCCGAGCCAATTCCGGTGTTCACTGAAATGACCAGTATCAACCCGACGTTCATCCTGCCCGCCGCACTGGCCGCACGGGGTGCGCAGATCGGCGACGGGTTCATCGAGCGCATGCTGGTCAACGTCGGCCAGGCCTGCCTGCGCCCGGCGCTGCTGATCGCGATAGAAGGCGCAGGCTTGCAGGCACTGCGTGAGGCGATGGTCAAACGGGTGAACGAGGCGGCAGCGCGCACGATGCTGACACCGGGCATTCATGCGTCCTACCTCAAGGGGCTCACGGCGCTGGAGAACGCCGGCGCACGGCGGATCGCCGAAGGTTTCGCGGGCAATGCGGACTTTGACGGCCAGTCGGCATTGTTGGAGGTCAGCGGCCAGCGTTTCCTCAGCGAACCGCTGCTGTCGCAGGAGGTGTTCGGCCCGTCAGCGCTGTTGGTGACGGTACAGGATGAAGCGCAGTGGCTGGCGGTGGCGCGCTCGCTCAACGGCCAGCTCAGTGCCACCCTGCACCTTGAAGAAGACGACCTGCCACTGGCCCGGCGCGTATTGCCGGTGCTGGAGCGCCGCACCGGGCGGATCGTGGTCAACGCCTTCGCCCACCCGCAGGAAGTGACCCACGCCACCGTGCACGGCGGCCCCTTCCCGGCCACCTCCGACAGCCGCTTCACCTCGGTGGGCATGACGTCCATCGAGCGCTTCCTGCGGCCGGTGGCCTACCAGGGCTTTCCGCAGGCGCTGTTGCCCGAGGCGCTGCGCGACTTCAACCCGCTGCAATTGCCGCGGGTGGTCGACGGCCAGTGA
- a CDS encoding winged helix-turn-helix transcriptional regulator → MSINTSAPDTLCPIARAETVVGDRWTVLVLRELFMGSHRYDEIQAQTGGTPQMVASRLKNLEAEGMVERRLYNERPPRYEYHLSEKGRAFYPVVLALRAWGETWCKSPQEGLAVVYTHTTCGEPAGLGLACAHCGELLRRDELVSEQSPAYQAERQERREAFKSARSPQ, encoded by the coding sequence ATGTCGATAAACACCAGTGCTCCCGACACGCTGTGCCCGATTGCACGGGCCGAAACCGTCGTGGGTGACCGCTGGACCGTGCTGGTATTGCGGGAGTTGTTCATGGGCAGCCATCGCTACGACGAGATCCAGGCGCAGACCGGCGGTACGCCGCAAATGGTCGCCTCGCGCCTGAAAAACCTGGAAGCCGAAGGCATGGTCGAACGTCGCCTGTACAACGAACGACCACCACGCTACGAATATCACCTTAGCGAAAAAGGCCGGGCTTTCTACCCGGTGGTGCTGGCGCTGCGAGCCTGGGGGGAAACCTGGTGCAAATCACCGCAGGAGGGCCTGGCGGTGGTCTACACCCACACCACCTGCGGCGAACCGGCTGGCCTTGGCCTGGCGTGCGCTCACTGCGGTGAACTGCTGCGCCGTGACGAACTGGTCAGCGAACAGAGCCCGGCCTACCAGGCCGAACGCCAAGAGCGGCGCGAAGCGTTCAAGAGTGCACGCAGCCCGCAGTGA
- a CDS encoding isochorismatase family cysteine hydrolase, with the protein MSKPFYPLDRTAYLLVDPYNDFLSEGGKVFPLLKPIAEQVGLLDNLRTLDIAVRGQGIQVVIVPHRRWEHGDYECWDHPTPTQSKIMHMHHFARGEWGGEWHPDFAPQDGDIVVQEHWGSSGFANTDLDFRLKQQGITHVIIVGLLANTCIEATARYAAEMGYHVTLVRDATAALRPEMMHAAHELNGPTFAHSIVTTHELVTLLAGQE; encoded by the coding sequence ATGTCGAAGCCCTTTTATCCCCTGGATCGCACCGCTTATCTGCTGGTCGATCCCTATAACGATTTCCTGTCCGAAGGCGGCAAGGTTTTCCCCCTGCTCAAGCCGATCGCCGAACAGGTCGGCCTGCTCGACAACCTGCGCACCCTCGACATCGCCGTACGCGGCCAGGGCATTCAGGTGGTCATCGTACCGCACCGTCGCTGGGAACATGGCGACTACGAATGCTGGGACCACCCGACCCCCACCCAGAGCAAGATCATGCACATGCACCACTTCGCCCGTGGCGAATGGGGCGGCGAATGGCACCCTGATTTCGCCCCGCAGGACGGTGACATCGTCGTCCAGGAGCACTGGGGCTCCAGCGGTTTCGCCAACACCGACCTGGATTTTCGCCTCAAGCAGCAAGGCATCACCCACGTGATCATCGTCGGCCTGCTGGCCAATACCTGCATCGAGGCGACCGCCCGCTATGCCGCGGAAATGGGTTACCACGTTACCCTGGTCCGCGATGCAACCGCCGCATTGCGTCCGGAAATGATGCACGCCGCCCACGAACTCAACGGCCCGACCTTCGCCCATTCGATCGTCACGACCCATGAGCTCGTCACCCTCCTCGCCGGGCAGGAGTGA
- a CDS encoding alpha/beta hydrolase yields the protein MKPLSKLCLIAASLMMLGTGSAMAADIAPVKANNVVLVHGSWADGSSWSEVISRLQAAGLHVTAVQNPLTSVADDVAATQRVLAQQDGPTVLVGHSYAGTVVSEAGVDPKVSSLVYVAARAPDAGEDFVALSAKYPTMPVRAGTEEHDGFVSLKQDAFLKYFASDVPHAKAMQLFAVQQPIAKTLFSDRTTAAAWHSKPSWYAVSSLDQTINPDLERFLAKRMNASTIELPSSHLSLVSHAKEITDLILEASGRQP from the coding sequence ATGAAACCATTGAGCAAACTCTGCCTGATCGCCGCCAGCCTGATGATGCTGGGCACCGGTTCCGCCATGGCCGCCGACATCGCGCCGGTCAAGGCCAATAATGTCGTGCTGGTGCACGGTTCCTGGGCCGATGGCTCGAGCTGGTCCGAGGTTATCTCGCGGTTGCAGGCCGCCGGTCTGCACGTCACCGCCGTGCAAAACCCGTTGACCTCGGTCGCTGACGATGTCGCAGCCACCCAGCGTGTTCTGGCGCAACAGGATGGCCCGACGGTGCTGGTCGGCCACTCCTACGCCGGCACCGTCGTCAGCGAGGCCGGGGTCGATCCGAAAGTCAGCTCGCTGGTCTATGTCGCGGCTCGCGCACCGGACGCCGGCGAAGACTTCGTCGCGCTGTCGGCGAAATACCCGACCATGCCGGTGCGCGCCGGCACCGAGGAGCACGACGGCTTCGTCAGCCTCAAGCAGGACGCCTTCCTCAAGTACTTCGCCAGCGACGTGCCCCACGCCAAGGCCATGCAGTTGTTCGCCGTGCAGCAACCGATCGCCAAGACCCTGTTCAGCGACCGCACCACCGCCGCTGCGTGGCACAGCAAACCGTCGTGGTACGCGGTGTCCAGCCTCGACCAGACCATCAACCCGGACCTTGAGCGCTTCCTCGCCAAACGCATGAACGCCAGCACCATCGAGTTGCCGTCGAGCCACCTGTCGCTGGTGTCCCACGCCAAGGAAATCACCGACCTGATCCTTGAAGCCTCCGGCCGCCAGCCCTGA
- a CDS encoding DUF2790 domain-containing protein, translating into MKTFIFAIAAFLAAGSAFADTASTQPVIHDKTGFFVHLDVAKVLSSTDISQQCGIVPAQLNYLDSQGREHVLDYQVSGAGCTNAN; encoded by the coding sequence ATGAAAACATTTATCTTCGCTATCGCCGCCTTCCTCGCCGCTGGCTCGGCCTTCGCAGACACCGCGAGCACCCAGCCGGTGATCCACGACAAGACCGGTTTCTTCGTCCATCTGGATGTGGCCAAGGTGCTGTCCAGCACTGACATTTCCCAGCAATGCGGGATCGTCCCCGCCCAACTCAACTACCTGGACTCCCAGGGTCGCGAGCACGTGCTCGATTACCAGGTCAGCGGTGCCGGTTGCACCAATGCCAATTGA
- the chrA gene encoding chromate efflux transporter: MTDSRSAWSVFVIFLRLGLTSFGGPVAHLGYFRAEFVSRRHWLSERSYADLVALCQFLPGPASSQVGIALGLSRAGYLGAMAAWAGFTLPSALVLMLFALGLTHYGSLLAPGALHGLKVVAVAVVAQAVWGMARTLCTDGLRITMMMVGAGIVLLHPSIGTQIGVMAAAGITGLWLIKPAESNGHEPLPITVRRRAGVLWLSLFVLLLGGLPLANQLLSNQTLAMVDAFYRSGSLVFGGGHVVLPLLQSEVVTSGWVDKQTFLAGYGAAQAIPGPLFTFAAFLGAAMNQTPTGLGGGVIALLAIFAPSFLLILGALPFWEALRRSQRTQAALSGINAAVVGLLLAALYQPVWTGAIGKPADFALALLALVALMFWKLPPWLVVIAGGLSGWLLSVAA; encoded by the coding sequence ATGACCGATTCCCGCAGCGCCTGGTCGGTGTTCGTCATCTTCCTGCGCCTGGGCTTGACTTCATTCGGCGGTCCCGTCGCGCATCTGGGGTATTTCCGGGCGGAGTTTGTCAGTCGGCGACACTGGCTCAGCGAGCGCAGCTATGCCGACCTGGTGGCGCTGTGTCAGTTTCTGCCGGGCCCGGCCAGCAGCCAGGTCGGCATCGCCCTGGGTCTGTCGCGCGCCGGGTACCTGGGTGCGATGGCGGCGTGGGCCGGGTTTACCCTGCCCTCGGCCCTAGTGCTGATGCTGTTCGCCCTGGGCCTGACCCATTACGGCTCCCTCCTCGCCCCCGGCGCATTGCACGGTCTCAAGGTGGTGGCCGTGGCGGTGGTCGCGCAAGCGGTGTGGGGCATGGCGCGCACGCTGTGCACGGACGGCCTGCGCATCACGATGATGATGGTTGGCGCCGGCATCGTCCTGCTGCACCCCTCCATCGGTACGCAAATCGGTGTCATGGCGGCAGCCGGCATAACCGGCTTGTGGCTGATCAAACCTGCCGAAAGCAACGGCCACGAACCCCTGCCGATCACCGTCCGCCGGCGCGCAGGCGTGTTGTGGCTGAGTTTGTTCGTGCTGTTGCTGGGCGGTCTGCCGCTGGCCAACCAACTGCTGTCCAACCAGACGCTGGCCATGGTCGATGCCTTCTACCGCAGCGGTTCGCTGGTGTTCGGCGGCGGCCACGTCGTGCTGCCGCTGCTGCAAAGCGAAGTGGTGACCAGCGGTTGGGTCGACAAGCAAACCTTTCTCGCCGGCTACGGCGCGGCGCAGGCCATTCCAGGCCCGCTGTTCACCTTCGCCGCGTTCCTCGGCGCCGCCATGAACCAGACACCCACGGGCCTCGGTGGCGGCGTGATCGCCCTGCTGGCGATCTTCGCCCCATCCTTCTTGCTGATCCTTGGCGCCCTGCCATTCTGGGAGGCCTTGCGCCGCAGCCAGCGCACCCAGGCCGCACTGAGCGGCATCAACGCCGCCGTGGTCGGGCTGCTGCTGGCCGCGCTGTATCAGCCGGTGTGGACCGGCGCCATCGGCAAACCCGCGGATTTCGCCCTGGCCCTGCTTGCACTGGTGGCCTTGATGTTCTGGAAGCTGCCGCCGTGGCTGGTGGTGATCGCAGGTGGGCTGTCGGGGTGGTTGCTGAGCGTTGCAGCCTGA
- a CDS encoding nucleotidyltransferase family protein, translated as MPLTATTLIDIAMSNPVNAEMLRRLPELGLDQCLLTAGCLFQAVWNHQSGQPAGWGIKDYDVFYFDEDLSWDTENRVIQAAQVLFQDLGVNVELKNQARVHLWYAQRFGVGYPQLLSAKDGIDRYLVAGTCIGLDVNSGELYATYGLDDIEQGLLRINPLNSRPALFAQKAQSYQARWPWLQMIE; from the coding sequence ATGCCACTGACCGCCACCACCCTGATCGACATCGCCATGAGCAACCCGGTCAATGCCGAAATGCTCCGACGCCTGCCCGAGCTGGGGCTCGACCAATGCCTGCTGACGGCGGGCTGCCTGTTCCAGGCGGTGTGGAATCACCAGTCTGGCCAGCCAGCGGGGTGGGGCATCAAGGATTACGATGTTTTCTACTTCGACGAAGACCTGTCCTGGGACACGGAAAACCGTGTGATCCAGGCCGCCCAGGTGCTGTTCCAGGACCTGGGCGTGAACGTCGAACTGAAGAACCAGGCGCGGGTGCATCTGTGGTACGCACAACGCTTCGGTGTCGGTTACCCGCAACTGCTGTCGGCCAAAGACGGCATCGACCGTTATCTGGTGGCGGGCACCTGCATCGGCCTGGATGTGAACAGCGGAGAGCTGTACGCCACCTACGGCCTGGACGACATCGAGCAGGGGCTGTTGCGGATCAATCCACTCAATTCCCGTCCGGCGCTGTTTGCGCAAAAGGCGCAGAGTTATCAGGCGCGTTGGCCGTGGCTGCAGATGATCGAATGA
- a CDS encoding acetyl-CoA C-acyltransferase family protein has translation MNPSDIYVISAVRSAIGSFGGSLKDVPPTQLATDICRAAIERSGLAPELIGHAVLGHVIPTEARDAYISRTAAMNAGLPKETPAFNVNRLCGSGLQAIVSAAQSLMLGDAGAALAGGVESMSRGAYLLPQARWGGRMGDMQAIDYMLGVLQDPFAGFHMGITAENVAERFGISREAQDELALVSQQRAARAIAEGRFASQIVPIEIASRKGTVTFDTDEHVRGDVNAEQLAKMKPAFKKDGSVTAGNASGLNDGAAALILATGETVRAQGLKPMVRLVGYAHAGVEPELMGLGPIPATRLVLQRAGLTVADLDVIESNEAFAAQACAVAQELGFDPEKVNPNGSGISLGHPVGATGAIIATKAIHELLRVQGRYALATMCIGGGQGIAVLFERV, from the coding sequence ATGAACCCATCCGACATTTATGTGATCAGCGCCGTGCGTTCCGCCATCGGCAGCTTTGGCGGCTCGCTCAAGGATGTACCGCCGACCCAACTGGCCACCGACATCTGCCGCGCCGCCATCGAGCGCTCGGGCCTGGCGCCTGAGCTGATCGGCCATGCGGTGCTGGGCCATGTGATCCCCACCGAAGCCCGTGACGCCTACATTTCCCGCACGGCGGCGATGAATGCCGGCCTGCCCAAGGAAACCCCGGCCTTCAACGTCAACCGCCTGTGCGGCTCCGGCTTGCAGGCGATCGTCAGTGCCGCACAGAGCCTGATGCTCGGCGATGCCGGCGCGGCGCTGGCCGGTGGTGTCGAGTCCATGAGCCGTGGCGCCTATCTGCTGCCGCAGGCGCGCTGGGGTGGGCGCATGGGGGACATGCAGGCCATCGACTACATGCTCGGCGTGTTGCAGGACCCGTTTGCCGGTTTCCACATGGGCATCACCGCGGAAAACGTCGCCGAACGCTTTGGCATCAGCCGTGAAGCCCAGGACGAACTGGCCCTGGTCAGCCAGCAGCGCGCCGCCCGGGCCATTGCCGAAGGCCGCTTCGCCAGCCAGATCGTGCCCATCGAAATCGCCTCGCGCAAAGGCACCGTGACCTTCGACACCGACGAACACGTGCGTGGCGACGTCAACGCCGAGCAACTGGCCAAGATGAAACCGGCGTTCAAGAAAGACGGCAGCGTCACCGCCGGCAACGCCTCGGGCCTCAACGACGGCGCCGCGGCACTGATCCTCGCCACCGGCGAAACGGTGCGCGCCCAGGGCCTCAAGCCGATGGTGCGCCTGGTCGGCTACGCCCACGCCGGTGTCGAGCCGGAACTGATGGGCCTGGGCCCGATCCCCGCCACCCGACTGGTGCTGCAACGTGCCGGCCTGACCGTGGCCGACCTGGACGTCATCGAGTCCAACGAAGCCTTCGCCGCGCAGGCCTGCGCCGTGGCCCAGGAACTGGGCTTCGACCCGGAAAAGGTCAACCCCAACGGTTCCGGCATCTCCCTCGGTCACCCGGTGGGCGCCACCGGCGCGATCATCGCCACCAAGGCCATCCACGAACTGCTGCGCGTGCAGGGCCGCTATGCGCTGGCGACCATGTGCATCGGCGGCGGCCAGGGCATCGCGGTGTTGTTCGAACGCGTCTGA
- a CDS encoding bile acid:sodium symporter family protein: MTRPRFLPDNFTLTLIAVVILASLLPASGQVAVGFGWLTNIAIALLFFLHGAKLSRESIIAGAGHWRLHLLVFSLTFILFPLIGLALKPLLSPLIGADLYMGMLYLCALPATVQSAIAFTSLARGNIPAAICSAAASSLFGIFLTPLLVTLLLNVHGDGGSTLDAIVKISVQLLLPFIAGQIARRWIGAWVGRNKNWLKFVDQGSILLVVYGAFSEAVNEGIWHQIPLWELAGLVVACCIVLGLVLLASTVLGKAFGFNQEDRITILFCGSKKSLATGVPMAQVLFAGSTIGVLILPLMLFHQIQLMVCAVLAQRYAKRPESIPELMAHVDP; encoded by the coding sequence ATGACCCGCCCCCGTTTTCTCCCCGACAACTTCACCCTGACCCTGATCGCCGTGGTCATTCTTGCCAGTCTGCTGCCCGCCAGCGGTCAGGTGGCGGTCGGGTTTGGCTGGTTGACCAACATTGCCATTGCCCTGCTGTTTTTCCTGCACGGCGCCAAGCTGTCCCGTGAGTCGATTATCGCCGGTGCGGGCCACTGGCGCCTGCATTTGCTGGTGTTCAGCCTGACGTTCATCCTCTTCCCGCTGATCGGCCTGGCGCTCAAGCCGCTGTTGTCGCCGCTGATCGGCGCCGACCTGTACATGGGCATGCTCTACCTGTGCGCATTGCCGGCCACGGTGCAGTCGGCGATTGCCTTCACTTCGCTGGCGCGCGGCAACATCCCGGCGGCGATTTGCAGTGCGGCGGCCTCCAGCCTGTTCGGGATTTTCCTCACGCCGCTGCTGGTGACACTGCTGCTCAACGTGCACGGCGATGGCGGCTCGACGCTGGATGCGATCGTGAAAATCAGCGTGCAACTGCTGCTGCCGTTCATTGCCGGCCAGATCGCCCGGCGCTGGATCGGCGCCTGGGTGGGGCGCAACAAGAACTGGCTGAAATTCGTCGATCAGGGGTCGATCCTGCTGGTGGTGTACGGCGCCTTCAGCGAAGCGGTGAACGAGGGTATCTGGCACCAGATTCCACTGTGGGAGCTGGCCGGCCTGGTGGTCGCCTGCTGCATCGTGCTGGGCCTGGTCCTGCTGGCATCCACCGTGCTCGGCAAGGCGTTCGGGTTCAATCAGGAAGACCGCATCACCATCCTGTTCTGCGGTTCGAAGAAAAGCCTGGCGACCGGCGTACCCATGGCCCAGGTGCTGTTCGCCGGCAGCACCATCGGCGTGCTGATTTTGCCGTTGATGCTGTTCCACCAGATCCAGTTGATGGTCTGCGCGGTCCTTGCGCAGCGTTACGCCAAGCGTCCGGAAAGCATTCCGGAGCTGATGGCGCACGTCGATCCTTGA